In Helianthus annuus cultivar XRQ/B chromosome 8, HanXRQr2.0-SUNRISE, whole genome shotgun sequence, a single genomic region encodes these proteins:
- the LOC110918884 gene encoding glutamic acid-rich protein-like produces the protein MATPIVREGEGSSSQPKKKQKKAAQTLLIDEPEEDNPVVSVEKEQVVTAEDDPFNVDQLFDTDVLETGPEIVADVNKVVNIESQKEKEKIVEDVEGDDVNKDTTSSSSSSDDGIDEIESRKRIQEEIEKEKLLRKRKRQEKDDDDVYVPSPEHVSGSQSPPGGRKKAGARKKVVSPKLRKDNLLDVGDFDFANTSQVRNVEKKVEEVVAENKRLVAENKKVSDREKNLEMRVKQLEMENKELVKRIDSDQSEIDILKVRIAELEEEKTRRDEQNEYFKLKNKEFEAAKALRDHEFYMLNKVVQSMLGSSVEQKFEKLQVEELRAERQAEIERQMKDKGKGVEGSSVVTERLIVPSMVVDNPEPVSVISGLFEDDTPMNELIGDSDEDDEEEDEEEDE, from the exons ATGGCAACTCCTATTGTTCGAGAAGGTGAAGGATCTTCTTCGCAAcctaagaagaaacaaaagaaagctgCTCAAACATTGTTAATAGATGAACCTGAAGAAGATAATCCTGTGGTTTCTGTTGAGAAAGAACAAGTTGTAACTGCTGAAGACGATCCATTTAATGTTGATCAATTGTTTGATACAGATGTTTTGGAAACAGGGCCAGAAATTGTTGCTGATGTTAACAAAGTGGTAAATATTGAAAgtcagaaagagaaagagaagattgttgaagatGTTGAGGGAGATGATGTGAACAAAGATActacaagttcatcaagttcttcaGATGATGGTATTGACGAGATTGAAAGTCGAAAAAGAATTCAAGAGGAGATAGAAAAAGAGAAGCTgttaagaaagagaaagagacaggAAAAGGACGATGATGATGTTTATGTGCCTTCTCCAGAACATGTCTCAGGATCACAATCTCCTCCTGGTGGGAGAAAGAAAGCTGGAGCTCGTAAGAAAGTTGTTTCTCCAAAGTTACGCAAA GATAATCTTTTAGATGTTGGAGATTTTGATTTTGCCAACACTTCACAAGTCAgaaatgttgaaaagaaagttgaagaagtTGTTGCTGAAAACAAGAGGCTAGTAGCTGAAAACAAGAAAGTGTCTGACCGTGAAAAGAATCTAGAGATGAGAGTAAAGCAGCTGGAGATGGAAAACAAAGAGTTGGTGAAAAGGATTGACTCTGATCAATCAGAAATAGACATTTTGAAGGTTAGAATTGCTGAACTTGAAGAAGAGAAGACAAGACGTGATGAACAGAATGAATACTTCAAGTTAAAAAACAAAGAGTTTGAAGCAGCTAAGGCATTAAGAGATCACGAGTTCTATATGCTGAACAAAGTTGTCCAAAGCATGCTTGGATCATCGGTAGAACAAAAGTTTGAAAAGTTGCAAGTTGAAGAGCTTAGAGCTGAACGTCAAGCAGAGATTGAAAGACAAATGAAAGATAAAGGTAAGGGAGTTGAAGGAAGTTCAGTTGTGACTGAAAGATTGATTGTTCCTTCTATGGTGGTTGATAATCCCGAGCCTGTTTCTGTTATTTCTGGTCTATTTGAAGATGATACTCCTATGAATGAGTTGATTGGagatagtgatgaagatgatgaagaggaggatgaagaggaagatgaatAA